From the genome of Orcinus orca chromosome 5, mOrcOrc1.1, whole genome shotgun sequence, one region includes:
- the GPR87 gene encoding G-protein coupled receptor 87, which yields MGLNVTFAKLPDNELHGPGNHTPSNTSDGPGKNTTINNEFDTVVLPGLYLVIFVASILLNGLAVWIFFHIRNKTSFIFYLKNIVVADLIMTLTFPFRIVHDAGFGPWDFKFILCRYTSVLFYANMYTSIVFLGLISIDRYLKVVKPFGDSRMYSITFTKILSIGVWVLMAILSLPNIILTNGQPTRENIHECMKLKSPLGVKWHKAIIYVNSCLFVVVLAMLIGCYIAISRYIHKSSRQFVSQSSRKRRHNQSIRVVVAVFFTCFLPYHLCRIPFTFSHLDRLLDESAHEILYYCKEMTLFLSACNVCLDPIIYFFMCRSFSRRLFKKSNIRTRSESIRSLQSVRRSEVRIYYDYTDV from the coding sequence ATAATGAGCTGCACGGTCCAGGGAATCACACCCCAAGTAACACAAGCGATGGACCCGGAAAGAACACCACCATTAACAACGAATTTGACACTGTCGTCTTGCCTGGGCTTTACCTCGTCATCTTTGTGGCAAGCATCTTGCTGAATGGTCTAGCAGTGTGGATCTTCTTCCACATTAGGAATAAAACCAGCTTCATATTTTATCTCAAGAACATAGTGGTTGCTGACCTCATAATGACGCTGACGTTCCCATTTCGAATAGTCCACGATGCAGGATTTGGACCTTGGGACTTCAAGTTTATCCTCTGCCGATACACTTCGGTTTTATTTTACGCCAACATGTATACTTCCATCGTGTTTCTCGGGCTGATAAGCATTGATCGCTACCTGAAGGTGGTAAAGCCGTTTGGCGACTCTCGCATGTACAGCATAACCTTTACAAAGATTTTGTCTATTGGTGTCTGGGTGCTCATGGCTATCCTGTCCTTGCCAAACATCATTCTAACAAACGGTCAACCAACTAGGGAAAATATTCATGAGTGCATGAAACTTAAGAGTCCTCTGGGAGTGAAATGGCATAAGGCCATCATTTATGTCAACAGCTGCTTGTTTGTGGTTGTGCTGGCGATGCTGATAGGATGTTACATAGCCATATCCAGGTACATCCACAAATCCAGCAGGCAGTTCGTGAGCCAGTCCAGCCGAAAGCGAAGACACAACCAGAGCATTAGGGTGGTCGTGGCCGTGTTTTTCACCTGTTTCCTACCCTATCACTTGTGCAGGATTCCTTTCACTTTTAGTCACCTGGACAGACTCTTAGATGAATCGGCACACGAAATCCTATATTACTGCAAAGAAATGACGCTTTTCTTGTCTGCGTGCAACGTGTGCCTGGATCcgataatttacttttttatgtgTCGCTCATTCTCAAGAAGGCTGTTCAAGAAATCAAATATCAGAACGAGGAGTGAGAGCATCCGATCACTGCAAAGTGTCAGAAGATCAGAGGTCCGCATATACTATGATTATACTGATGTGTAG